The Aneurinibacillus migulanus genome contains the following window.
CTTTCTTGCTGATGCAACATCATGGCAAAGAACGGTTGAAAAGCAATCTTGCTGCAATGAATATTCCAGACCGGACGCGATCGTTTTATCATCTTCCACTAATAAAATTTTCATCTGCAGATCATCCTAACCATATGAATAAATTCATTCTTTTTCGACATTATAAAAACCTCAACTGGGTCCTTTTCGCTTAATCCCATCAAACACCGTAGTTCTATAGGCAATACAATTCGGCTGAGTTCATCGACTTGCCGGACAATACCGGTACTTTTCATGGTCATTTCCCCTTAAAATACGGATTCAATGAAACAAAATAGCGGATCTTCAGGAATAAAAAAATCGTTTGGATTTTCGACCGTTTCTCCGGCTGCAGATCGCCCCGAGCCGCCACGGTTGGGCCAACGTGCCCTTCAGAAGGCGAATGTTTGAAAATTGAATGTTGTTTAGTGGCTGGCGTTTTGCGCTGCTTCATACCCGTTGACCCAGCGATAAAATGTTGTTCGGGTCATCCCGATTGCTTGCGTGGCTGCTGTTGCCGTCAGACACCTTTCCTTCCAGATGCGGTATACGTTCATGAATTTTTCGTCAATCTCACGCTTAGGTCTTCCAAACGTAACCACGCCAGCTCGGGCGACTTCGATTCCATCTGCCTGCCGTTACCGGATCTTCTTTCATTCCTGTTCGGCTACATATGCAAGCAGGCTTAAAAACTTGTCCTCCAGCACCCAGATAGGAAGCAGTAAATCGGTTCGAAACTTGAAAGGTGGTGGAATCTAGGATTCGAATACGTTCAAAATAAGTGGATAAAGAAGTAGAAATTGAAGAAAGATCAATTCGTTTTTCTTGAAGAAGATGACTAAACACCTTCCAGAGGAAGGATACGGAAGACGAATTAAATCGCTGGTTTAGTCCTTCTGGGGTGATCAAAATTCCTGTAGCTGTTTCAAATCGACTACAAAGATGGGCAAGGGAAGTACTCGCCACTCTCTGACTTAACTATACACAGTGCAAGAAAATGTTGTCCATGACATTTTCTTTTTCGTATCATATACTTCGTTTCCTTGGCTAGCTGGTTAAGCACAGCGGGGGACATACATCGTTGTAGTTCTTCAGCGAATAAAAACAGTTCACCTTCTTCTCTTATACTCATAAAAGCGCCATCCTTTCTTACTTTACATAAGAAAAGCATAGCGCTCTTTTTCCTGTCACGATAGGCTTATTTCTTAACTTGATGGTGGTGTGGTACTACCCCATAAATCAACAACTAGATTTAACATACCCCTTCTTTCTCGCCTTTCTGACAAATTAAGAAGCGTTTCACTTTCTTCATTTGTCTTCATAATTCATCACTCTTTATTTTGCCCTTAACAACAATCTTTTAAAAATCTTTAATAAACCCTTCACTTTCTAATATTCCTCCGTTTTTCATATAATTAACAGAGATGTGTGCATGCTTTACATTTAACTGATTTTTGATAAAATCAATCGTTTTATTAAAATGTTCTTCATCTTTGCTATCTTTCTTGGAACTGCAAACAGTATTGTTGGCTTTTCATTCACCTGGTGATATTCAGGTATTTTATTTGCATCAATGTTAAGCTTATAGCCTACACGCTCATCATAAAACACGCTCAAGTTCTCAATGGTTCCCCATTCCTTTTTTAAATAAGGAGCAAGATCACTTTGTAATACCTTTTCCCATTTTGAAGAAACATAACTATCTTCTAATTGTTCCGTTTTTTCATTGTAAAATACAAAAAACACAAGATTCTCATCTTCATCAGAGCGAACTTTAGCAGCATAATCAAAGTAAGGAAAATTCCCTCCACTGTCATAAAATGATTCTAAGACGGTCATCTTTTTCTGGAATTTTTCTTTCACATACACGTTAGCTTCTCTCATTATTTCCTCAAGTTTAGTATCATTTCCTTCCATACTCATTCTAAAGAAGAAGATGAACATAAGAAATAGCACAGCAATCCCACCGGAAACCCAGAAAATAATTTTTAGAAATCCTTTCACAGTTAATCTCCTTAAAAGTATATTTTGTATAGTAATCCCTTTTCTTAATTTTTCTCTACCATGTTTGCATGTACATAACTTGGCATAGAAATGGAAGGGGCTTCTTGGTCTATGTAGCGTGGTTGGAAATAGGAGAGATGGAGAAAGAAAAGGGTGGATACGCCCTGCGCCCCGGCAGAAAAAAGGCGGACGTGTCTTTTTCCGACCGCTCCCGCCCACCGCTCTCCAATTCCAGGGATAGATTTGACGATGTAATACTCTTCCATTTCTTTCGCGAGAGTGTCTATCTCTGCCTCTAACTTTGATAGATGCTCTTTGTACTGAAGAAGAATATTTATATACATACCAAGGCTTAAAATATGACTCTGATAGACTGTCTTTTCAAAAGGGTTACGGGATGCCGCAGCTTTAAGCTGAATGGCTTTTTCTCTTGCCCATCGGAGTGAACGACTTTTACATAACTCAAATATCTTATCAGCGATTGTCTCTTCCCTAGCCTTTAAAATATCTTCAGATGAGGGAAACGCTAACAAAGTTAAGAGTGAAACCAGCGAATATAAATCCCCAAAACCCCCCTATATTCAGGAAACACTTGATCAAGAACAGCCTGAAATTGAAGCTTAGTTTGAATCATGACCCCCGTTATATTTTCATGTTGTCTTGTGAGATTGCGAAGGTTTAACAGCTGAACTCCTCGCTTTTTATAGGGCTCTAACTCCTCTTTATAGAACAACTCACAAAGAAGATAAGCATCGACTGCATCCGTTTTTACTTTTCTTAGACTCAAACGTTTTGCCTTATATGAAATCAATGGATTAATAATAATTAATACATATCCACGTTCCTCCAAATAATGAACGACTGGATTCATCCTGAATCTCCTCCTCAACAATCAAATTACCGGTACCCCTAATTCCTCCTTGCAGTATCACAGCTTCGCTTGTTATACGAGATCTAAGTCCCAACCAGCCTCAATTATGTTTCTGCAAGTAGGGGGCATCTGGTGACCTTATAATACGAACGGGTAGTTTAATCCAATAAAAGTTCTAAATGAAATTTTGTAAATTATATCTAGGGGGAATGATTATGTTCATACATAAGATTGACGAGGAAGTATCTTTGAAATTAATAGAACTAAATGACGCAGAGAGAGTTTTTGAATATTGTTTATGCAATGTTGGCTGAAGATTGGGGTGAGAAATAACTGCTACTTGTTCAACTGATATGAACGAAACGAGATGTCTCAATGCTCTCAATCTGTCGAGATTTTCAAGTTTAGGTGGGTAGATCAGTTTTATTGATTCTGCTATTTCAACCAAAAGTTTTGCTGACACTTTATCTTCCATTACCCCTATAATATGGTGCGGGCAACAACCGGATATAAAAAACCCGCCGCAGCGAGGTTCATGTAGAGTCCTGATAAGCATTTATTATGGACGAAACCGTATTTTTGTCCATATCGACTCAGGGCATCATTTTTAAACGCAATTTGACCTTAACCAAAGATTGTAATTTCCCTATTATTAATATCTAACACTTCAGTCTTCACAATACCACCAAGATGATGTGACACTAAATCAGACAATGCTTTAAGCGCCATATGAAACTCATCGTTTCTTGTTTCATCTATTAATTCAATACAAAGGAATGCATTTTTCGTATTTTCTGTTAGCATCGTCCTCAGAGCTTCACGCCAATTCCAGCATCTGCATATTGCACCGTCATCATCTTTATAAACAATTTCACCTTCATATGGCGAAGCATTTTCATCATTTCCCAATGGGATAAACGGTTCGTTACCATTTGCCTGCGTTAGCCGAATATCGCCTACAAAAGTGTCGATATCTTCGCCACCACACGGAAGCCCATAACGCAATGAAATTGAATTATAGATGTCAACAAGCGGGTTTATTGTTCCGATATGATTGCCATTTTTCACTCTTTTTAATAGAGCTTCAATGGAACACCTTGCCCCTTTCTTTGTCTTGAATTTCCGAAAGGCTTCTCGCCAAACGGATATGACTGGATTACTACTGAATTCCTCCAGACTTAAGAATTTATGTGCTTCTTTCTCTGCCTCCTGCAGCAGCTTCTCGTAGATTTCAACGTCCCTTATTGAATTATCAATCCCCTGGCAAATAACGGTGCCTATTTTTGCATGAGGGAATAATGACCAAAAATCATCTTTAATGATAAATCTAGGCATAACATATCTCTCCATTTCATTTTACTTATTGTCTTGGTAGAATTGCTATTTGTTGTGTCACAACACGATAAATTTCATCATAACACTCCTATGTTTTTGGGGGGCTCGCAAAGGTGGAGAATACCCCTAGTATAATATAAAAATAACCAGTTATCCGATTCACTAACTTTGAACTCGCTTTACTACCCACAATCCGCTTTCTAATACTTGCTGCAAGAATTGCATACAGACCATCACTAATAAAAGCTAGGATAAGAAATATAGTTCCTAAAAGCAAAAATTGTACTGTGACTGATCCAGCAGAAGGTGATATGAATTGCGGAAAGAAGGCCAAAAAAAAGAGTGCTGTCTTAGGATTCATTACTTCCACGATCGCTGATTGGCAAAAAATCTTTAATGATTTTTCGTGAGGGGCTTTTGGAATTTCTGAAGTCGTTCCATCAGATGTAGAAAATAATGTCTTACACCCCAGATAGATAAGATAAGCAGCACCCAAGTATTTAACGATATTAAAGGCTGTTGCTGATGTCATAAGGATCGCAGAAATTCCAATTGCTCCAGCTAAAACGTGAACAGAACCACCAAGAGATACACCAAGAACGGATACCAGGCCCGCTTTCTTCCCTTGATCTATACTTCTTGCCATAATATAGAACACAGCTGGTCCAGGTATTATTAACAATGTAGCAGCAGCAATTACAAATAGCCAAATCGTTGAAAACTCCATAAGATGCAACTCCTTGTTGTATTTTTGCACATGATTTAATTGGGCTCCTCCTTGATTGGTGAAAGCAAGGTTACACTTTATTTTTAAGGTTCGTTTTCATCAAGGAGGCAATTTGTTGCTCGTTTGGAAATGGAATCTGTTCCAACTGTTTTATAATGAGCTCTTGTCTGTGTAAGGAATGGTTTTGACTTACCTTTGCTTTCCCTTCAATCCTATCGATTTTTATTTTGAATCCTTGAACGCCTTTGTTCATACCAACGAGAAATTCAGCATCTACATCCTGTAATCTGTAAGAACTGTCAGGAGCTTCATACTTCAATACCATATCATTCAAGGAACTCGTTAACTCGTGTTCATCCTCGATTAGCTCAACTTCTCCGTAAACATGAACGGTCACATAATTCCACGTTGGAACTGCTTTATTGGTCTCATACCAAGAGGGAGAGATATAACAATGAGGACCATGGAAAACGGTTAAGACCGTCTGATTTTGAATATCCTTCCACTGCGGGTTCGGACGGGCAAAATGACCGTACAAATAGGTTTTCTCCTTATTCAACATCAGTGGTAAATGTGTAGCGAAGGGCATTCCTTTATGAATGGAAAACAATGTTGCAAAACTGTTCTCCTTTATGACATTGTAGGCAGCAGTTCCTTCTTTCATCGTAAAATGCTCTGGGATATACATTTGAAATCTCCTCAATCCTATTTTTGATATACAACAGATATCCTATACACGGTATGATATAATCCAAACTGACATGAAAAAAGGTACAATACTGAAAAAATTCACATATCAGGGAGAGTTAGGCCGATCATTTAAATAACCCTTTCCGTTGCTCACGCATCCACTGAGCAACCTGAATTTCCTCTTGTTCATTTGATTTTTCAAGCTCTGCAACAATCGATTTGTAATCGGTGTTATTGCGATTCTGGCTCATTTTGGCTGCAGCTTGAATATCGGTGATTTCAATTTCAAAACCAACTATTCCTTTCATTTCACTCTCAAGTAACTCTGGATCAAACGTATCCCAGAGCCGACCATTTTCGCGGTGAGACTCATAGTGTTTAAGCATAGTATCCAAAGCTGATTTCAGCTCGTCTCCACTGATTACACGTGCTGTTCCATACGCATGTACAGCTAGATAATCCCATGTAGGAACCTCTTCAATCTCATACCAACTTGACGAAATGTAAGCATGCGGTCCTTGAAAAATAAGCAACACATCACTATTATTATCCAAAGTTTTTTTCTGCATATTTCCGTATGCAATGTGCCCAGTCGCATAG
Protein-coding sequences here:
- a CDS encoding FMN-binding negative transcriptional regulator is translated as MYIPEHFTMKEGTAAYNVIKENSFATLFSIHKGMPFATHLPLMLNKEKTYLYGHFARPNPQWKDIQNQTVLTVFHGPHCYISPSWYETNKAVPTWNYVTVHVYGEVELIEDEHELTSSLNDMVLKYEAPDSSYRLQDVDAEFLVGMNKGVQGFKIKIDRIEGKAKVSQNHSLHRQELIIKQLEQIPFPNEQQIASLMKTNLKNKV
- a CDS encoding B3/B4 domain-containing protein, whose amino-acid sequence is MPRFIIKDDFWSLFPHAKIGTVICQGIDNSIRDVEIYEKLLQEAEKEAHKFLSLEEFSSNPVISVWREAFRKFKTKKGARCSIEALLKRVKNGNHIGTINPLVDIYNSISLRYGLPCGGEDIDTFVGDIRLTQANGNEPFIPLGNDENASPYEGEIVYKDDDGAICRCWNWREALRTMLTENTKNAFLCIELIDETRNDEFHMALKALSDLVSHHLGGIVKTEVLDINNREITIFG
- a CDS encoding FMN-binding negative transcriptional regulator, with amino-acid sequence MYIPKQYRMDHDKAVQMIKSYPFALLITVDERRPLATHIPLEIREDEGKIYATGHIAYGNMQKKTLDNNSDVLLIFQGPHAYISSSWYEIEEVPTWDYLAVHAYGTARVISGDELKSALDTMLKHYESHRENGRLWDTFDPELLESEMKGIVGFEIEITDIQAAAKMSQNRNNTDYKSIVAELEKSNEQEEIQVAQWMREQRKGLFK
- a CDS encoding LysE family translocator, with protein sequence MEFSTIWLFVIAAATLLIIPGPAVFYIMARSIDQGKKAGLVSVLGVSLGGSVHVLAGAIGISAILMTSATAFNIVKYLGAAYLIYLGCKTLFSTSDGTTSEIPKAPHEKSLKIFCQSAIVEVMNPKTALFFLAFFPQFISPSAGSVTVQFLLLGTIFLILAFISDGLYAILAASIRKRIVGSKASSKLVNRITGYFYIILGVFSTFASPPKT